The Desulfococcus multivorans DNA window CGTTTGTTACCGGTGATTATCCGGGAGCAGGAACGGCATCGACGGCGAAAGGAAATTCTGAAGGAATTGGAGGCGTTTCTCCGTCAGGGACAACAGATCCTGGAAAAATCGAAACACCTGCTCGGTGACGAGGACATGGTTTATGATCGCCTCGAACGGATGATGGGTGCCTGTACGACCACCTATGAACATGTGGCGGATTACATCGAACGGGGCAAGGTCATAGAGACGTTCAAAATCGATTCGGATTGAATTCCCGGCAGGATCAAGGTCGCTTCAATCGCGAGTAGACGTCGTCGGTCATCTGCGACAGATCCCCCCTTCGGATATAATGATAGCCTACAGCGGCAATCATCGCCGCATTGTCGCCGCAAAAATCCAGAGGTGGGACGTGAACCGAAATTTTTTTATCCGTCCCCTCGTGCAGCAGGCGGCACCGAAGACGCTCGTTGGCGGCCACGCCCCCCACCATGGCGATATCTCGACAGGCCGTGGTCTCGGCCGCACGGATCACCTTCTCGACCAGCACATCCACCACAGCTTCTTGAAATCCGGCTGCGATATCGGCTATCCGACCGTCAAGATCATCACCATGGCGTTTTATATACTGATTTACCGCCGTCTTCAACCCGCTGAAGCTGAAATCGAACCGATCTCTATCCAGGTAAGCCCGAGGGAATTTGATCTTTTCGGGATTTCCTCGGGCAGCCAGGCGTCCGAGCACGGCCCCGCCGGGATATCCCAGCCCCAACATTTTCGAGACCTTGTCAAAGGCTTCTCCGGCGGCATCATCCCGGGTCTGCCCCAACAGTTGAAAACAAGTGGGTCCGGTGACATAGTAGATGCTGGTGTGGCCGCCCGACGCCAAAAGCGCCACAAAGGGGAACGGCGGCGGCGCATCGCTCAGAAAAACCGAATGAAGATGCCCCTCCAGGTGATTAACCCCCCGCCAGGGCACCTTCAGCATCCGCGCCAACCCTTTGGCGAAGGAGAATCCCACCAAAAGAGCGCCAACCAGTCCAGGCCCTTGGGTGACGGCAATGCCGTCCAACCGGCTAAAGTCGATTTGGGCGTCCTCAAGAGCCTCTAATGTCACGGGAACAATGGATTCCAGGTGTTTTCGAGAAGCCAGTTCCGGCACCACTCCACCGTACCGGTGGTGAATATCGACCTGTGAAGCGACGATGGAAGAGAGAATCCGCCGACCATCTTCGACCAAAGCGGCCGCGGTTTCGTCGCAGGAGGTTTCAATGCCGAGTATGATCATGATGCATGGATCCCCGGGTCGGTTGTTTCGAGGAAAAACGTCGGCAAATTCCCTGAACAATCGTCTGTTGCATCAGTGGTGGAATAAAAACGACGCTGTCCCAAAAACAGGGCTGTCAAAATCAGCATAGCCTCATCAATCAAGATCGATCTCCTCCAGGCAAATCGAAAACCGCCTGAGTGAAAGGCCGTGATGTTTACAAAAGGCCTTCGCTGCGGAGATGGCGGCATCATTTTCTGCCGATGACATGAAAGAAATGAAAACACTGCCAAAGCCATATTGCGTAAACAGGCGCTCGATATCCTCGAATGTCCCCAGGATCGGATAGCCCTGCAACCGCTTACCGGTTTTGACGGGGTCGTCGTCGATGAAGCCGACAGGATTGATGCCGTGGGATTTGTTGTTGACGATTTCCCGGAGGAGAATCTCTCCTCCCCGTCCGGCACCATAGATGACGGCTTTTTCTCCCCCAAGGGTCTTCCGGCTCATGAAATCCATGGAAATCCGGAATGATCCGCGAGTCCCCAGCAACAGTCCCGTGGTAAGCAACCAGTCAAT harbors:
- the tsaD gene encoding tRNA (adenosine(37)-N6)-threonylcarbamoyltransferase complex transferase subunit TsaD, whose protein sequence is MIILGIETSCDETAAALVEDGRRILSSIVASQVDIHHRYGGVVPELASRKHLESIVPVTLEALEDAQIDFSRLDGIAVTQGPGLVGALLVGFSFAKGLARMLKVPWRGVNHLEGHLHSVFLSDAPPPFPFVALLASGGHTSIYYVTGPTCFQLLGQTRDDAAGEAFDKVSKMLGLGYPGGAVLGRLAARGNPEKIKFPRAYLDRDRFDFSFSGLKTAVNQYIKRHGDDLDGRIADIAAGFQEAVVDVLVEKVIRAAETTACRDIAMVGGVAANERLRCRLLHEGTDKKISVHVPPLDFCGDNAAMIAAVGYHYIRRGDLSQMTDDVYSRLKRP